The Sinomicrobium kalidii genome contains a region encoding:
- a CDS encoding VOC family protein, with translation MKQYIAHMALLVSDYDEAIRFYTEKLDFTLVEDTRLSDAKRWVLVRPPGEKGCCLLLAKADGAKQEQCVGNQTGGRVFLFLYTDDFQRDYRKMKERGVSFVRPPKEEAYGTVAVFEDLYGNLWDLLEPR, from the coding sequence GTGAAACAATATATAGCACATATGGCCCTGTTGGTTTCGGATTATGACGAAGCCATTCGGTTCTACACGGAAAAACTGGATTTTACACTGGTGGAAGATACCCGGCTGAGCGATGCGAAACGATGGGTGCTGGTCCGCCCGCCCGGGGAAAAAGGATGTTGTTTGCTACTGGCAAAGGCAGACGGAGCGAAACAGGAGCAATGTGTAGGGAACCAGACCGGGGGGCGCGTTTTCCTGTTTTTGTATACGGACGATTTTCAAAGGGATTATCGGAAAATGAAAGAAAGGGGGGTGAGTTTTGTGCGTCCTCCCAAGGAAGAAGCGTACGGGACTGTTGCTGTTTTTGAGGACCTTTACGGTAATTTGTGGGACCTTCTGGAACCGCGGTAA
- a CDS encoding thymidine kinase, which produces MFLENTVNHKEQFGWIEVICGSMFSGKTEELIRRLRRAQIAKQKVEIFKPSIDTRHSDEMVVSHDANEIRSTPVPAAANIRILADDCDVIGIDEAQFFDDEIVTVCNDLANKGIRVVVAGLDMDFKGNPFGPMPALMATAEYVTKVHAICTRTGNLANYSFRKSSDDKLVLLGETEEYEPLSRAAFYKAMLKEKVGKMEVKDPENLSEKKKNDTRR; this is translated from the coding sequence ATGTTTCTCGAAAATACAGTTAATCATAAAGAACAATTTGGGTGGATAGAAGTTATTTGCGGTTCCATGTTTTCCGGAAAAACGGAAGAACTCATCCGCAGGCTCCGGCGTGCCCAGATCGCCAAACAGAAAGTGGAGATCTTCAAACCTTCAATAGACACCCGGCACAGTGATGAAATGGTAGTGTCTCACGATGCCAATGAAATACGATCTACCCCGGTCCCGGCCGCGGCAAACATCCGGATACTGGCCGACGATTGCGATGTTATTGGCATAGACGAAGCCCAGTTTTTTGACGACGAGATCGTAACCGTATGTAATGACCTGGCCAACAAAGGCATTCGTGTGGTTGTAGCCGGACTGGACATGGATTTCAAGGGAAACCCGTTCGGCCCCATGCCTGCCCTGATGGCTACCGCGGAATATGTAACCAAAGTACATGCCATCTGCACGCGAACGGGAAACCTGGCGAATTACAGTTTCCGGAAATCCAGTGACGACAAGCTGGTGTTACTGGGAGAAACCGAAGAATACGAACCCTTGAGCAGGGCAGCGTTTTACAAAGCCATGCTGAAGGAAAAAGTAGGAAAAATGGAAGTCAAAGACCCGGAGAACCTGTCCGAAAAGAAGAAAAACGACACACGGAGATAG
- the alr gene encoding alanine racemase: MPEVAETVLEIDLGALRANYEYLRSTLRPETRFMAVVKAFAYGHDATKIAPYLEQLGVDYFAVAYTSEGIELREAGIKTPILVLHPQSVHFNRLVDYSLEPCIYSDYVMTGFLETAKARKLSDYPVHLKFNTGLNRLGFDEGDAEKVFAAISRNPSLKVASVFSHLAASEDPDEVSFTRSQIDAFLRIAAVFEDIEGYRPLLHQCNTSGILCYPEAQFDMVRSGIGLYGYGNDSEKGKHLCPVGTLKTVISQIHLLKKGDSLSYNRAFVAEKPTRTATLPLGHADGIGRQYGNGRGYVRINGKYAPIIGNVCMDMLMVDITHIDCREGDEVVVYGKNPTAAEFAATAGTISYELITGISRRVKRVYIR; the protein is encoded by the coding sequence ATGCCTGAAGTTGCAGAGACTGTACTTGAAATAGACCTCGGGGCCTTACGTGCCAATTATGAATACCTGAGATCCACCCTCCGTCCGGAGACCAGATTCATGGCTGTGGTAAAAGCCTTTGCTTACGGGCACGATGCCACCAAAATTGCTCCTTACCTGGAACAACTGGGAGTGGATTATTTTGCCGTGGCCTATACCAGTGAAGGCATAGAACTCCGGGAAGCGGGCATCAAAACCCCCATCTTAGTGCTGCACCCGCAAAGTGTTCACTTTAACCGCCTGGTAGATTATTCGCTGGAACCCTGCATTTATTCTGACTACGTGATGACAGGCTTCCTGGAAACTGCGAAGGCACGGAAACTTTCGGATTATCCTGTGCACCTGAAATTCAACACCGGGCTCAACAGGCTGGGCTTTGATGAAGGAGATGCGGAAAAAGTATTTGCCGCCATCTCCAGAAACCCTTCGTTAAAAGTGGCCTCTGTGTTTTCACACCTGGCCGCCTCGGAAGATCCGGACGAAGTATCTTTTACCCGGAGCCAGATCGATGCATTTCTTCGAATAGCAGCTGTTTTTGAGGATATCGAAGGGTACAGGCCTTTGCTGCATCAATGCAATACTTCCGGCATACTTTGTTATCCGGAGGCACAATTTGACATGGTAAGAAGTGGTATCGGCCTTTACGGTTATGGCAATGACAGTGAAAAGGGCAAACACCTTTGTCCCGTGGGAACCCTTAAAACCGTAATTTCACAGATCCATCTGCTGAAAAAAGGGGACAGCCTGAGCTACAACAGGGCCTTTGTCGCTGAAAAACCTACCCGCACCGCTACCTTGCCGCTGGGACATGCCGACGGCATAGGAAGACAATACGGGAACGGCAGGGGATACGTACGGATAAACGGCAAATACGCTCCCATAATCGGTAATGTATGTATGGATATGCTTATGGTAGACATAACCCATATAGATTGCAGGGAAGGGGATGAAGTTGTGGTTTACGGTAAAAACCCGACCGCAGCGGAATTTGCCGCTACGGCAGGCACTATCTCCTATGAACTGATAACCGGTATCTCCCGCAGGGTAAAACGGGTATATATCCGGTAA
- a CDS encoding MATE family efflux transporter, with protein sequence MESIKLYSYYFCTPKDSVLSKKTPHQVPGRSRGKVSFGAINKLAIPAIIAGIAEPLISLTDIAVIGNVEKNPVEALAAAGIVGSFLSAIIWIVAQTKTAISAIVSRHLGAGRLHAVKTLVPQAIAFNFLLSLVIYGLTAFFAKYIFGAYNAEGLILKYSVEYYQIRAIGYPLTLVTFALFGVFRGLQNTLWAMKASLAGAVVNVALDYLLVYGIEGFIPPLHLKGAALASLAAQLIMLLIALYFFFVRTPFSLKLRFKINPRIKDLLFMSFNLFIRTAALNFAIYLANAYATGYGKNYIAAQSMLMNIWLFFSFFIDGYANAGNAISGRLLGAGDYKRLWLLSIDISKYAITIAVILMAVCGVFYNSIGLVFNKDPMVLAAFASVFWMVLLMQPVNAVAFMFDGIFKGLGEAAYLRNVLLMATFLGFTPTLLIADYFDLKLYGIWMAFMVWMLIRSGALVFKFRKKYLGAVD encoded by the coding sequence ATGGAAAGTATAAAACTTTATTCGTACTATTTTTGCACACCAAAAGACAGTGTTTTGTCCAAAAAAACTCCACACCAGGTTCCCGGGCGAAGCCGAGGGAAGGTTTCCTTCGGGGCGATCAATAAGCTGGCCATTCCGGCTATTATTGCGGGTATTGCAGAACCCCTGATCTCCCTGACGGATATAGCGGTTATCGGCAATGTAGAGAAAAACCCCGTGGAAGCGCTTGCAGCGGCAGGTATTGTGGGATCTTTTCTTTCGGCGATCATCTGGATCGTGGCCCAGACCAAGACAGCTATATCTGCTATTGTATCCCGGCATCTCGGCGCCGGAAGATTACATGCCGTGAAGACCCTGGTGCCCCAGGCCATTGCTTTTAATTTCCTGTTGAGCCTGGTCATTTACGGGCTTACTGCATTTTTTGCAAAGTATATCTTCGGAGCCTACAATGCGGAAGGTCTTATTTTAAAATACAGTGTGGAATACTACCAGATAAGGGCCATTGGCTATCCCCTCACTCTGGTAACCTTTGCGCTTTTCGGGGTCTTCCGGGGATTGCAGAACACCTTGTGGGCTATGAAAGCGAGTCTCGCGGGGGCAGTGGTCAATGTAGCGCTGGACTATCTTCTGGTTTACGGTATAGAAGGCTTCATTCCGCCGCTTCACCTCAAAGGCGCTGCCCTGGCAAGCCTGGCCGCTCAACTGATAATGCTGCTGATCGCTTTGTACTTTTTCTTTGTCAGAACCCCCTTTTCCCTGAAACTGCGATTTAAGATAAATCCCAGGATAAAAGATTTGCTCTTTATGAGTTTCAACCTTTTTATTCGTACCGCAGCGCTCAATTTTGCCATATACCTGGCCAATGCGTATGCTACGGGTTATGGTAAAAATTACATTGCCGCCCAGAGTATGCTGATGAATATATGGTTGTTTTTTTCCTTTTTTATTGATGGTTATGCCAATGCCGGAAATGCCATTTCGGGGAGGTTGCTCGGCGCCGGCGATTATAAAAGGCTGTGGCTGTTGAGCATTGATATCAGCAAATATGCCATAACCATCGCTGTAATCTTGATGGCGGTTTGCGGGGTGTTTTACAATTCCATCGGACTGGTTTTTAATAAAGATCCCATGGTGCTTGCGGCTTTTGCTTCGGTGTTCTGGATGGTACTGCTCATGCAGCCTGTCAATGCCGTAGCTTTTATGTTTGACGGTATTTTTAAAGGTCTGGGAGAAGCTGCATATCTCCGGAATGTGTTGCTCATGGCTACTTTTCTGGGGTTCACGCCCACCCTGCTTATTGCCGATTATTTTGATCTTAAACTGTACGGTATATGGATGGCCTTTATGGTCTGGATGCTTATCCGTTCGGGAGCACTTGTCTTTAAATTCCGGAAGAAATACCTCGGGGCTGTCGATTAA
- a CDS encoding MarR family winged helix-turn-helix transcriptional regulator, which translates to MENDFVKELGYLGFTMRLKRINDMLIREGRKLYKELGVDIEPNWYVIFELLKVHQKLSITEIAGRIHLAHPSVITITNKMIKAGYLESKTGTNDNRVRVLALTEKARKKLPAYEKIWKSGEKGIARALEHKDGLGFLDLMEQTFDQNGFVQLTLDEYHKHQK; encoded by the coding sequence ATGGAAAACGATTTTGTAAAAGAGCTCGGATATCTCGGTTTCACCATGCGCCTTAAACGCATAAACGACATGCTGATCCGGGAGGGCAGGAAGCTCTACAAAGAATTGGGAGTGGACATAGAGCCCAACTGGTATGTTATATTCGAATTGCTTAAAGTGCATCAAAAGCTTTCCATTACGGAAATCGCCGGCAGGATACACCTGGCCCATCCGTCGGTAATTACCATTACCAATAAAATGATAAAAGCGGGCTATCTGGAATCCAAAACAGGCACAAACGACAACCGCGTACGGGTACTGGCACTCACGGAAAAGGCCCGTAAAAAGCTCCCGGCCTACGAAAAAATATGGAAATCGGGAGAAAAAGGTATTGCCCGGGCCCTTGAACATAAGGACGGGCTCGGGTTTCTCGACCTCATGGAACAAACCTTTGACCAAAACGGTTTTGTGCAACTCACCCTGGACGAATATCACAAACACCAAAAATAA
- a CDS encoding outer membrane beta-barrel protein produces the protein MGNKKNIDRLFQEKFKDFEVFPERDLWSGIEAKLDNASDEAAGIADRRKKTVPVLWWRLGGIAAVIALLLTAGLNFLPTDSADTPGDPIEKVVKDHNVPAGEKETSREKDQVTEDSDPLVSTEPADSGREEDKATTPSQPVKTHGPASQQDRSTTTNNSLAVQQDDNNDPGDVKSRGRGTQQDGNTITDTNPVVRQDSNNNTTNVKPHSRVAQQDHNTVTNNSLETRQDNTTENSKKEENKKSLLEAIAEMENETDKEKELALKQGKGTKKWSINPNVAPVYYNSLSGGSPIDPEFKSNSKSGEVNLSYGVNVAYQVSNRVSLRSGINRVNYGYNTNDISFAPDFEARALNNINYSPKSDKAGGLYVANANDAPPTPAREEVASSFAPQEGLMLQEFGYIEVPMEVKYRIVDQRLGLNLIGGLSSLFLTDNSVLLKSESLATELGEANNINSVNFSTNVGVGVDYLLLDKLLLQVEPMFKYQLNTFSDDNGGFRPYSFGVYTGFSFRF, from the coding sequence ATGGGCAACAAAAAAAACATAGACAGACTGTTCCAGGAAAAATTCAAGGACTTTGAAGTTTTCCCTGAACGGGATTTGTGGTCCGGTATTGAGGCTAAACTGGATAACGCTTCAGATGAAGCGGCCGGCATTGCAGACAGGCGGAAAAAAACCGTTCCCGTACTCTGGTGGCGCCTGGGCGGAATTGCCGCCGTCATTGCCCTGCTGCTTACCGCAGGGCTGAATTTCCTGCCTACAGATTCTGCAGACACACCCGGTGACCCTATCGAGAAGGTCGTAAAAGACCATAACGTACCTGCCGGGGAAAAAGAAACTTCCCGGGAAAAAGACCAGGTTACGGAAGATAGCGACCCATTGGTATCTACAGAACCTGCGGACTCCGGAAGGGAAGAGGACAAAGCCACTACTCCTTCACAACCCGTAAAGACGCACGGCCCTGCGTCTCAACAGGATCGCAGTACGACTACCAATAATAGCCTCGCGGTTCAGCAGGATGACAATAATGATCCTGGAGACGTAAAGTCCCGCGGCCGTGGGACTCAACAAGACGGTAATACGATTACCGATACTAATCCAGTGGTCCGGCAGGATAGCAATAACAATACGACAAACGTAAAGCCACACAGTCGTGTGGCTCAACAGGACCACAATACGGTTACGAACAATAGCTTAGAAACCCGACAGGATAATACAACGGAGAACAGCAAGAAAGAAGAAAACAAAAAATCCTTGCTGGAAGCCATTGCAGAAATGGAAAATGAAACTGATAAGGAAAAGGAACTGGCCTTAAAACAGGGGAAAGGCACTAAAAAATGGAGCATAAACCCCAACGTTGCCCCGGTATATTACAATTCGCTCAGCGGCGGGTCGCCAATTGATCCTGAGTTTAAAAGCAATTCCAAGTCAGGTGAGGTTAACCTCAGCTATGGTGTCAATGTCGCTTACCAGGTAAGTAACAGGGTAAGCCTGCGCTCCGGAATAAACAGGGTAAACTACGGATACAATACGAACGACATCTCTTTTGCCCCCGATTTCGAGGCCCGGGCACTGAACAATATCAATTATTCACCGAAATCGGACAAGGCAGGCGGGTTGTATGTGGCCAACGCCAATGACGCCCCTCCGACTCCTGCCCGGGAAGAGGTAGCCTCCAGTTTTGCTCCGCAGGAAGGCCTTATGTTACAGGAATTCGGGTATATCGAAGTTCCCATGGAAGTAAAATACAGGATCGTGGACCAGAGGCTGGGTCTTAACCTCATTGGCGGGCTCAGTTCGCTATTCCTTACGGATAACTCGGTGTTGCTGAAGTCAGAATCCCTCGCTACCGAACTCGGGGAAGCCAATAATATAAACAGCGTAAATTTCAGTACAAACGTGGGGGTGGGCGTAGACTATCTTTTACTGGACAAGCTCCTCCTCCAGGTAGAGCCCATGTTTAAATATCAATTGAATACATTCTCCGATGACAACGGCGGTTTCAGGCCGTACTCATTCGGCGTATATACAGGCTTTAGTTTTAGGTTTTAG
- the rsmI gene encoding 16S rRNA (cytidine(1402)-2'-O)-methyltransferase: MARLYIVPTPIGNLGDMTFRAVEILKNADTVLAEDTRTSGKLFKHFGITTSLQSHHMHNEHKTVDAIVSRIAGGETIALISDAGTPAISDPGFLLTRACLKQGLDVECLPGATAFVPALVNSGLPNDRFVFEGFLPAKKGRQTRLKALAEETRTMIFYESPYKLIRTLGDFVTFFGEDRPVSVSRELTKLYEETLRGTAIEILAHFEEKPPKGEIVIVVGGAGGR, encoded by the coding sequence ATGGCCAGACTTTATATAGTGCCCACACCCATAGGTAACCTGGGCGATATGACCTTCAGGGCGGTCGAAATCCTGAAAAACGCAGATACTGTACTTGCGGAAGATACGCGTACCAGCGGGAAATTATTCAAACACTTCGGAATAACTACCTCGTTACAGAGCCATCATATGCATAATGAGCACAAGACGGTAGACGCCATTGTAAGCCGGATAGCGGGCGGTGAGACCATTGCCCTTATTTCCGATGCGGGAACGCCCGCAATTTCCGATCCCGGATTTCTGCTTACCAGAGCCTGCCTGAAACAAGGCCTGGATGTGGAATGCCTGCCCGGGGCAACGGCATTTGTCCCCGCGCTTGTAAACAGTGGTTTACCTAATGACAGGTTTGTATTTGAAGGTTTCCTGCCCGCAAAAAAAGGAAGGCAAACCCGGCTTAAAGCACTTGCGGAAGAAACCCGCACCATGATATTTTATGAATCCCCGTATAAATTGATCAGGACCCTGGGTGATTTTGTAACCTTTTTCGGGGAAGACCGGCCGGTTTCTGTTTCCAGGGAGCTTACAAAACTATACGAGGAAACCCTTCGCGGTACCGCCATAGAAATACTTGCCCATTTTGAAGAAAAACCTCCGAAAGGAGAGATCGTTATCGTGGTGGGTGGAGCCGGGGGCAGGTAA
- a CDS encoding RNA polymerase sigma factor: MSLEELISRCKDRDRKAQEQLYRLFNGKLYSICLKYSRNQTEAEDNLQDSFMAIFNKIDQYRFKGSFEGWIRRIAVNTVLQKYRKEKVFNIVSEEIEDEVEAEIEDEDISLDYLLGIIQRLPDKYRLTFNLYVMDGYSHKEISEMLGISEGTSKSNLSRARVILKSHIEEDHRKKKVKSL, from the coding sequence GTGAGTTTAGAAGAACTCATAAGCCGGTGCAAGGACCGGGACAGAAAGGCTCAAGAACAGCTGTACCGTCTTTTCAACGGTAAGTTATACAGTATTTGCCTGAAATACTCCCGGAACCAGACAGAGGCAGAAGACAATCTGCAGGATAGCTTCATGGCTATATTTAACAAAATTGACCAGTACCGGTTTAAAGGTTCTTTTGAAGGATGGATACGGCGGATAGCCGTAAATACCGTACTCCAGAAATACCGAAAGGAAAAGGTCTTTAACATTGTTTCGGAAGAAATAGAAGATGAAGTGGAAGCGGAAATAGAGGATGAGGATATCAGCCTGGATTACCTGCTCGGGATCATACAAAGACTCCCGGACAAATACAGGCTCACGTTCAACCTCTATGTAATGGACGGATATTCACATAAGGAAATTTCCGAAATGCTGGGGATTTCCGAAGGTACATCAAAGTCCAACCTGTCCAGGGCGAGGGTGATCCTGAAATCACATATCGAAGAAGACCATCGTAAAAAAAAAGTGAAGTCACTATAA
- a CDS encoding GNAT family N-acetyltransferase, which translates to MNTHTNSRKLIEIIEFQPEYTADFARLNHEWLHKYFSVEPHDSEMLENPYPTIIRPGGQILIALAGEKAVGTAALIADSPDTYELAKMAVSEDYQGQKIGKRLMLRAIDYAIKRGKKRIFLESNTKLAPAINLYIRSGFRVVPLNPDSPYERANIKMELML; encoded by the coding sequence ATGAACACGCATACCAACTCCCGGAAATTGATAGAGATCATAGAATTTCAGCCCGAGTACACTGCAGATTTTGCCCGACTCAATCACGAGTGGCTGCACAAGTATTTCTCCGTAGAACCACACGACAGTGAAATGCTCGAAAATCCTTACCCAACCATTATCCGGCCGGGCGGCCAAATACTTATTGCCCTGGCCGGTGAAAAGGCAGTAGGCACGGCAGCACTCATTGCCGATAGCCCGGACACCTATGAACTGGCCAAAATGGCGGTTTCCGAAGACTATCAGGGGCAAAAGATCGGTAAAAGGCTTATGCTCCGTGCTATAGACTACGCCATAAAAAGAGGAAAAAAGCGCATTTTCCTGGAATCCAACACCAAGCTGGCCCCCGCTATAAACCTGTACATCCGGTCCGGGTTCAGGGTGGTCCCCCTTAACCCTGATTCTCCCTATGAAAGAGCAAATATCAAAATGGAACTCATGCTTTGA
- a CDS encoding enoyl-CoA hydratase/isomerase family protein, producing MPTTRPNGSLYTKTEGNVAIVEFGHPAGNSLPLELLERLKNEFDALSGREDVHIIVLKSEGEKAFCAGASFNELVAVASPEEGKAFFSGFAGVINAMRKCHKLIVGRVQGKTVGGGVGLSAACDYVLATEAASVKLSELTVGIGPFVIAPAVERKMGKAALAELTLAPEQWKSAYWAKEKGLYARVFDRISELDKEVAVFTEKLASYNPEALAEMKRILWEGTSHWDELLRTRAEVSGKLVLSEFTRRALERFGK from the coding sequence ATGCCTACTACACGTCCCAATGGTAGTTTATATACCAAGACCGAAGGCAATGTGGCCATAGTGGAATTCGGACATCCTGCCGGGAATTCGCTTCCGCTTGAATTGCTGGAGCGTTTAAAAAATGAATTCGATGCACTTTCCGGAAGGGAGGATGTACATATTATTGTATTGAAAAGCGAGGGAGAGAAAGCATTTTGTGCCGGAGCATCCTTTAATGAACTTGTGGCAGTTGCTTCACCGGAAGAGGGTAAAGCTTTTTTCAGTGGTTTTGCAGGAGTGATCAATGCCATGCGGAAATGCCATAAACTTATTGTGGGAAGGGTGCAGGGAAAAACAGTTGGCGGTGGTGTAGGACTGTCGGCAGCTTGTGATTATGTGCTGGCAACCGAGGCAGCCTCGGTCAAGCTGTCTGAGCTTACGGTGGGTATAGGCCCCTTTGTCATTGCGCCTGCCGTAGAACGGAAAATGGGAAAGGCGGCACTGGCAGAACTCACCCTGGCGCCCGAGCAATGGAAAAGTGCCTACTGGGCCAAGGAAAAAGGCCTGTATGCACGGGTTTTTGATCGTATAAGTGAGTTGGATAAGGAAGTGGCTGTATTTACTGAAAAACTGGCTTCCTACAATCCCGAAGCCCTTGCGGAAATGAAAAGAATTTTGTGGGAAGGGACTTCGCACTGGGACGAACTGTTGCGTACCAGGGCGGAAGTGTCTGGCAAGCTGGTCCTTTCGGAATTTACGCGGAGAGCATTGGAGAGGTTCGGAAAATAA
- a CDS encoding VOC family protein, whose protein sequence is MKRTKIVAGHQQVMPYLLVEKADALIDFIRRIFRGQEMIRILNTHKKIQHSEIKIGDSTLFLAEASGKKQVIPGSMYVYVKDTDLTYYEALDAGAVSLMAPLDEDDNTRSAGFRDPFGNIWWIATLT, encoded by the coding sequence ATGAAGCGGACAAAGATAGTTGCAGGGCACCAACAGGTTATGCCATACCTGCTGGTGGAAAAGGCAGATGCCCTGATAGATTTCATCAGGAGAATTTTCCGGGGACAGGAAATGATACGCATACTGAATACCCATAAGAAAATACAGCATTCGGAAATAAAAATAGGGGACAGCACCCTTTTTCTGGCGGAGGCTTCCGGTAAAAAACAGGTTATTCCGGGAAGCATGTATGTCTATGTAAAAGATACGGACCTTACTTATTACGAAGCGCTTGATGCCGGGGCGGTTTCTCTCATGGCACCCCTGGATGAAGACGACAATACGAGAAGTGCAGGTTTCAGAGACCCTTTCGGTAACATATGGTGGATAGCCACACTCACTTAA